One bacterium genomic window carries:
- a CDS encoding glycosyltransferase family 39 protein: MSRRRASWLLALIVSVQVGASVFWIAYDRRPPCGQDCVRHTLDAVRILPQTSRFTAGLINIIDRYLDAYPPAHRSVVGSLFRIFGVDKRLALGTSALCFAALILVVYAISRSLVQESASPALLAAFLVGCFPAVFAASHFDNLSMMLTLGVALSVLCLIRTDGFRGAGWSAALGLSLGLGLLIKWTFFVFLVGPLALTIASRARQGIMSKRLRNLGIAIAFALLIALPWYAKHLEDVLSLFRLNKDIYTGIYPSHPFNLFSLGFYIIRFIGGMTPVLSGVVVLGFVVLLIKRRLNRVAIPLGWVMGAFAIMLFFYPKWPRYMLPAYPALAIVAGHGICSLKPSTGRSVLITLIIVLGLIMLLQGAIPHDVIATTFRSSFFEHLVTPLFPTRDDWQIPRIVRTIAADWGRPSELCSVAVAPKLPALQAIYCNFETIMNQRKRILFKTLSSDNFFWYLVDSDYIVTRTGPFLTLSWEAEASPWVPADRQVQLLEKLLADPPKLLSQHYQLVARFNGSDDQTITISRRTSKFTRDEQVELLELLSPIFRKPEEKEIALRIIYRRRGWFGRSRKLWEKLEDEGLNRSWLDTERGPDLVDVLEAEDMVHNFRAGIFAGRRVHGGWEILRPSEQLAPVLLPEGQASLTLVAQAKPKGGEWPTIQVALDGKVLWQGKITSEEPSLYRFEAQTQKRSGMLCIKMLAPRGSEERDGSSVVLDKVIIRRASNPSGQRHRPPAEG; this comes from the coding sequence GTGAGTCGCCGCCGAGCCTCTTGGCTTCTGGCGCTAATCGTCAGCGTTCAGGTCGGCGCAAGCGTCTTCTGGATTGCATACGACAGGCGGCCACCTTGCGGCCAGGACTGCGTGAGGCACACGCTCGATGCGGTCCGCATCCTGCCACAGACAAGCCGCTTCACGGCCGGCTTGATCAACATTATCGATCGCTATTTAGACGCATATCCTCCTGCGCACAGGTCTGTCGTCGGCAGCCTCTTCCGCATTTTCGGTGTGGACAAGAGACTTGCGCTGGGCACATCCGCCCTGTGCTTCGCAGCGCTTATCTTGGTCGTGTATGCCATCTCGAGGTCTCTTGTTCAGGAGAGCGCCTCGCCCGCCCTGCTCGCCGCGTTCCTGGTCGGATGCTTCCCCGCCGTCTTCGCGGCTTCGCACTTCGACAATCTCAGCATGATGTTGACGTTAGGTGTGGCCTTGAGCGTTCTGTGCCTCATCCGCACTGACGGTTTTCGGGGGGCTGGCTGGTCCGCTGCGCTTGGCCTATCGCTTGGACTCGGGCTTCTGATCAAGTGGACATTCTTCGTGTTTCTGGTCGGCCCGTTGGCACTGACTATCGCGAGCAGAGCCCGCCAGGGCATCATGTCCAAGAGACTGCGAAACCTCGGCATCGCGATCGCGTTTGCCCTCTTAATCGCGCTCCCGTGGTACGCAAAGCACCTTGAAGACGTGCTCTCGCTTTTTCGGCTCAACAAGGATATCTACACGGGCATATATCCATCACACCCTTTCAACTTGTTCAGCCTCGGCTTCTACATCATCCGTTTCATAGGTGGGATGACCCCGGTCCTTTCCGGTGTGGTTGTGCTCGGCTTTGTGGTCCTGTTGATCAAGAGAAGATTAAACCGCGTCGCCATCCCCCTAGGCTGGGTTATGGGTGCGTTCGCCATCATGCTCTTCTTCTATCCCAAGTGGCCGCGATACATGCTGCCGGCATACCCCGCCCTCGCGATTGTCGCTGGCCACGGTATCTGCTCATTGAAGCCATCGACTGGTCGGTCAGTCCTGATCACACTCATTATTGTACTGGGACTTATCATGCTCTTGCAGGGGGCTATACCCCATGACGTCATCGCCACTACCTTCAGGTCCTCTTTCTTCGAGCACCTCGTAACGCCTCTGTTCCCGACACGAGACGATTGGCAGATACCGCGCATCGTTCGCACAATCGCTGCTGACTGGGGACGTCCTTCAGAGCTCTGCTCGGTGGCAGTAGCGCCCAAATTGCCGGCGTTGCAGGCGATCTACTGCAACTTCGAGACGATTATGAATCAGAGAAAGAGGATTCTCTTTAAGACCTTGAGCAGTGACAACTTTTTTTGGTATCTCGTTGACTCGGACTATATCGTCACCAGAACTGGCCCATTCCTGACGTTGTCTTGGGAGGCCGAGGCCTCGCCCTGGGTGCCTGCCGACCGGCAGGTTCAGCTTCTGGAGAAGCTACTCGCCGATCCGCCAAAGCTGTTAAGCCAACACTATCAGCTGGTTGCCCGATTCAACGGCAGTGATGATCAGACCATAACAATCTCGAGGCGGACCTCGAAGTTCACTCGGGATGAGCAAGTGGAGCTGCTGGAGCTGCTGTCGCCGATATTCCGCAAGCCGGAGGAGAAAGAGATCGCACTCAGGATAATCTATCGCCGGCGGGGCTGGTTTGGGCGCTCGCGCAAGCTCTGGGAGAAGCTCGAGGACGAGGGCCTCAATCGCTCCTGGCTCGATACGGAGCGGGGGCCGGACCTCGTCGATGTGCTCGAGGCGGAGGACATGGTCCACAACTTCAGGGCGGGCATCTTTGCGGGAAGAAGAGTGCACGGCGGCTGGGAGATACTCCGCCCCAGCGAGCAGCTGGCTCCCGTCCTTCTCCCAGAAGGTCAGGCGTCGCTAACGCTTGTCGCCCAGGCAAAACCGAAAGGGGGAGAGTGGCCGACTATTCAGGTCGCGTTGGACGGGAAGGTTCTGTGGCAGGGCAAGATAACGTCAGAGGAGCCTTCGCTCTATCGATTCGAGGCGCAGACACAGAAGCGTAGCGGGATGCTTTGCATCAAGATGCTTGCGCCGCGGGGCAGCGAGGAGCGCGATGGGAGCTCCGTCGTCCTCGACAAGGTTATCATCAGAAGGGCCAGCAATCCCTCGGGACAGCGCCATCGCCCTCCCGCAGAGGGATAA
- a CDS encoding right-handed parallel beta-helix repeat-containing protein: MRHIRVLSLSAIILTVFWCFPTGVQASALYVPSEYRTIQDAIDAAASGDVVCVGVGAFNEALVLKEGVTLLGSGRSRSVVDAGADAIAIQAAQGSRVSGLSIEEGIIGIDCKGADVVIENNYIQSRYVGIRSENTSPQIFNNSIDAVYVCIMAKGSGAPIIYNNEITGRYVGIWAENISPLVRNNRIAGFEHGIYTIASNGYILNNKVINSLYDGVVVTRGSSCMLSNNAIIDHYERGVSVFDSSPQLQYNIIAQNEIGLFCQDSSPTLTQNCIASNRESDYEGISPGVTDMTSDPLLVGVGLVSSISGANYDTLVCTDAHWTTDSLVGLDLVPNTTGMYIIYGGQSRTFEVLSNTRTSIKVAVDTSEDNYKTLFKCGTTEDYTKAGDTFFVDDVHVQTTGAGWPSDSPCLAGGLGIYGGEYGGDAGLLNAPLVSLSSVEQVYKTNQTVNITADLSNDQSEPIDADLHIVGFIDGSSTFYAYPNWTLGFNAVPYSLTAYQSETIPVLVIPAAAVPPVDFKILAAFTKRGTFELISPISELWFSIKGD, from the coding sequence ATGAGACATATTAGGGTTCTTTCCTTGTCTGCAATTATCTTAACGGTTTTCTGGTGCTTTCCAACGGGTGTTCAAGCTAGCGCACTCTACGTCCCATCCGAGTATCGGACGATTCAGGACGCAATAGACGCCGCCGCCTCGGGCGACGTGGTCTGTGTCGGCGTTGGCGCTTTCAATGAGGCGCTCGTCCTCAAGGAGGGCGTAACGCTTCTTGGCAGCGGCAGAAGTCGGTCGGTTGTCGATGCCGGGGCAGACGCGATTGCCATTCAGGCTGCGCAAGGGAGCAGGGTGTCGGGCCTCTCGATCGAGGAGGGCATAATCGGGATCGACTGCAAGGGCGCCGACGTCGTCATCGAGAACAACTACATCCAGAGCAGATACGTGGGCATCAGGTCAGAAAACACCTCCCCACAGATATTCAACAACAGCATCGACGCAGTTTACGTCTGCATCATGGCCAAGGGCTCTGGCGCTCCCATCATTTACAACAATGAGATAACGGGGCGATACGTGGGGATTTGGGCGGAGAATATATCGCCGCTGGTGCGCAACAACAGGATCGCCGGCTTCGAGCATGGCATCTACACGATAGCGTCGAACGGCTACATCCTCAACAACAAGGTCATCAACAGCCTCTATGACGGCGTAGTCGTTACCAGAGGCTCCAGCTGCATGTTGAGCAACAACGCCATCATTGACCACTACGAACGAGGCGTAAGCGTATTCGATTCGTCGCCACAGCTTCAATACAACATCATTGCTCAGAACGAGATCGGCCTTTTCTGTCAGGATTCCTCGCCGACTCTCACTCAGAACTGCATCGCCTCGAATCGCGAGTCGGACTACGAGGGGATATCGCCTGGCGTGACTGACATGACAAGCGACCCGTTGCTGGTCGGCGTTGGCCTAGTTTCTTCCATCTCTGGCGCCAACTACGACACGCTGGTCTGCACGGACGCTCACTGGACGACGGATTCGCTCGTCGGTCTTGACCTCGTGCCCAACACAACGGGGATGTATATAATCTATGGCGGACAATCGAGGACGTTCGAGGTTCTGTCCAACACCCGGACCTCGATCAAGGTGGCCGTGGACACCTCGGAAGACAACTACAAGACGCTTTTCAAGTGTGGCACCACCGAGGATTACACTAAAGCTGGCGACACGTTCTTCGTTGACGACGTGCACGTGCAGACGACGGGGGCCGGATGGCCGTCCGATTCGCCATGCCTGGCCGGAGGCCTGGGCATATACGGTGGCGAGTATGGTGGCGACGCTGGCCTGCTAAATGCGCCGCTGGTTTCCCTAAGCAGCGTTGAGCAGGTCTATAAGACCAACCAGACCGTGAACATCACGGCAGACCTCTCAAACGATCAGAGCGAGCCGATCGACGCTGACCTTCACATTGTTGGCTTCATAGATGGCTCCTCCACCTTCTACGCCTATCCCAATTGGACGCTGGGCTTCAATGCTGTCCCATATAGCCTCACCGCCTACCAGAGCGAGACAATACCCGTGCTGGTCATCCCGGCCGCGGCAGTCCCACCGGTGGATTTCAAGATACTCGCAGCCTTCACAAAACGCGGGACGTTCGAGCTGATCTCGCCGATCTCGGAGCTCTGGTTTAGCATAAAAGGGGATTAA